The following proteins are encoded in a genomic region of Candidatus Zixiibacteriota bacterium:
- a CDS encoding PQQ-binding-like beta-propeller repeat protein, with product MIWRRILIYALLFVAVACFLACSSGIKAVKHFQYQPDGWDMFRDNPAGVADSNISLRNINALIWSRKSKGQIYASPVINDGLGVIPALDRRIYLFDPATGDGIGKIKMNSSSSSSPALAENLLYVASEAGDGRLRCINITRGMEVWAMELGDVSAPIILHDRTLFIGNYGGDFYSINRFTGDVNWTHRTGGLIRGGAAVADGRVYVGSTDGYLYCLDIDSGDVAWKFRAESAIFTTPALSNLCFVTTFDGLLFALDPASGDEVWRFQTEGNVFSSPVADGEAVYFGSNDGNLYSLSSRDGFVLWRFRTESIVTATPLVSSDAVVIGSSDANVYFIDKGTGREFFSYTTSSRIESSPVYYDGMVFIASADRHLYCFGQSGTAMSARIAP from the coding sequence AAGCATTTCCAGTATCAGCCTGACGGATGGGATATGTTCAGAGACAATCCTGCCGGCGTGGCTGATTCAAATATTAGCCTGCGCAATATTAATGCTTTGATATGGTCGCGGAAATCAAAAGGGCAGATTTATGCCAGCCCTGTTATTAATGACGGTCTGGGAGTTATTCCTGCGCTCGACAGACGGATATACCTCTTTGATCCGGCGACAGGCGATGGAATCGGAAAGATAAAGATGAATTCGTCATCGTCATCATCCCCCGCACTTGCCGAGAATCTGCTGTACGTGGCTTCGGAGGCCGGTGACGGTCGACTGCGGTGCATAAACATCACAAGGGGAATGGAAGTCTGGGCGATGGAGCTGGGAGACGTCTCCGCGCCGATAATCCTTCACGACAGGACTCTGTTTATCGGAAATTACGGAGGTGACTTCTACTCAATCAATCGATTCACGGGTGACGTGAACTGGACGCACCGCACCGGCGGGCTGATACGGGGAGGTGCCGCTGTAGCTGATGGTCGAGTTTATGTTGGATCGACAGACGGCTACCTTTACTGCCTCGACATCGACAGCGGTGACGTCGCGTGGAAATTCCGTGCCGAGTCAGCCATCTTCACGACGCCAGCATTGTCCAATCTCTGTTTTGTGACAACATTCGATGGTCTGCTTTTCGCCTTGGATCCCGCCAGCGGTGACGAGGTATGGCGATTCCAGACTGAGGGGAATGTCTTCAGTTCGCCTGTTGCGGATGGAGAAGCTGTCTATTTCGGATCGAATGATGGTAATCTGTATTCATTGTCTTCACGTGATGGCTTCGTTCTTTGGAGATTTCGGACTGAGAGCATCGTTACTGCGACTCCTCTCGTCTCGTCCGATGCAGTAGTCATCGGGAGTAGCGACGCCAACGTGTACTTCATCGACAAGGGCACTGGCAGGGAGTTCTTCAGCTACACAACCAGCAGCCGCATAGAGTCTTCACCGGTCTATTATGATGGAATGGTCTTCATTGCCAGTGCCGACCGCCATCTCTACTGCTTCGGACAATCTGGCACTGCCATGTCCGCACGAATCGCGCCATAA
- a CDS encoding Hsp20/alpha crystallin family protein produces MTLTISRPRRSFFPVLDEMDRMFGKCINSNAVVSGNEFGWVPPVDIIERKDSIVVKAEAPGLEKDSFKVLVEDGVLTVSGEKKVEIVENDKNQNFHRSERIYGSFSRSFTLPSNVDQKNVSAKYRNGVLEITLPKSEEAKAKEIEIDVS; encoded by the coding sequence ATGACATTGACAATTAGCAGACCAAGGCGCAGTTTTTTCCCGGTCCTCGATGAGATGGACAGGATGTTCGGCAAATGCATCAATAGTAATGCCGTCGTCTCGGGAAACGAATTCGGATGGGTTCCGCCGGTCGACATTATCGAGCGCAAAGATAGCATCGTAGTGAAGGCTGAGGCTCCCGGTCTCGAAAAGGACAGTTTCAAGGTTCTGGTAGAGGATGGCGTCCTGACAGTGAGTGGTGAGAAGAAGGTCGAAATCGTTGAGAATGATAAGAACCAGAATTTCCATCGCTCCGAGAGAATCTACGGCTCGTTCTCGAGATCGTTCACACTTCCGAGCAATGTCGATCAGAAGAACGTGAGCGCCAAGTATCGCAACGGCGTGCTTGAGATAACGCTGCCGAAGAGCGAAGAGGCGAAGGCCAAAGAAATCGAAATTGATGTCAGCTAA